The following proteins are co-located in the Heliorestis convoluta genome:
- a CDS encoding type II secretion system protein GspG, giving the protein MLKKVLKDNKGFSLIELIIVVAVIGILLVVIVPKIGGVPIKAQMAGVKSDFLAIETVVKQYYLEYNRLPNEKEIDATNMLDYKLNVTEDQAKDDGGYIDPWNNLYIYKLDSSGVTVTSKGPDGIEDTGDDTASDDITVNFSVNQGRIKTAFD; this is encoded by the coding sequence ATGTTAAAAAAGGTGTTAAAAGACAACAAAGGTTTTTCTCTCATTGAACTGATCATCGTCGTCGCTGTCATTGGTATCTTGCTTGTTGTGATTGTCCCAAAAATCGGGGGCGTTCCTATTAAAGCCCAAATGGCTGGCGTAAAGAGCGACTTTCTAGCGATTGAGACTGTGGTAAAGCAATATTATCTGGAATACAATAGGTTGCCGAATGAAAAAGAAATCGATGCAACCAATATGCTCGACTATAAACTAAATGTAACTGAAGACCAAGCAAAGGATGATGGAGGCTATATAGACCCTTGGAACAACCTTTATATATACAAACTCGATTCGTCTGGAGTAACAGTTACTTCTAAAGGACCTGATGGCATTGAAGACACGGGAGATGATACAGCATCTGACGATATAACTGTAAATTTCTCTGTCAATCAGGGCAGGATAAAAACCGCTTTTGACTAA
- a CDS encoding type II secretion system F family protein: MRTGQLKAQAWRKTLQSLPINDAFSKIGPKTKRQDLAFFCNHFALLIRCGIPIFSALTILEEQTDDKTLRNSIVMVREEIRKGQTLADAMATCPQTFPTVFTEMIRAAELGGVLEEVLTYMARHFEKENELIKKVQSALIYPMILVTASVAVIVFVLIYIMPLFADMLSGLGAQLPAITSFLLDFSFFLQEHFISLLLLFLLMLLLFLLYPKSDAFLFKADKLLLHTPILGPLLLKVLLARFCRTLGTLLASGLPLLQALEVLRNTLGNKVIVKTIDDTVEAIHRGDGFAGPLEQAGYLPSSLTNMVSVGEETGSLDVLLIQLSDFYDKECMQQSERLSTLLEPLLMVFMGTMVTFLVFSMLLPMFEVIDVIVP, encoded by the coding sequence ATGAGAACTGGACAGCTCAAAGCACAGGCTTGGCGAAAAACGTTACAATCCTTACCCATCAACGACGCCTTCTCTAAGATAGGTCCTAAAACGAAGCGACAAGATTTAGCCTTCTTTTGTAATCACTTTGCCTTGCTAATCCGCTGTGGCATCCCCATTTTTAGTGCTTTGACCATTTTAGAAGAACAAACAGATGATAAAACTTTACGCAACTCTATTGTTATGGTCCGAGAAGAAATACGCAAAGGGCAAACCCTCGCCGACGCTATGGCTACCTGTCCTCAAACTTTTCCCACTGTTTTTACCGAAATGATCAGAGCGGCAGAACTAGGCGGTGTGCTAGAAGAAGTATTAACCTATATGGCCCGGCACTTCGAGAAAGAAAATGAATTGATCAAAAAAGTTCAGTCGGCACTCATCTACCCCATGATTCTAGTCACTGCTTCTGTGGCTGTTATCGTTTTTGTACTCATCTACATTATGCCTCTCTTTGCTGATATGCTTTCTGGTTTAGGTGCCCAATTGCCAGCCATAACAAGCTTCTTGCTTGACTTCTCTTTCTTTTTGCAGGAACACTTTATATCACTTCTGCTTTTGTTTCTTCTTATGCTGTTGCTTTTTCTTCTCTACCCAAAAAGTGACGCCTTCCTGTTCAAAGCAGACAAGCTTCTTCTTCATACGCCAATCCTAGGACCCTTACTCTTAAAAGTATTACTTGCTCGCTTTTGTCGTACCTTAGGCACTTTGTTAGCCAGTGGATTGCCTTTGTTACAAGCCCTGGAAGTGTTACGCAATACGCTTGGGAACAAAGTTATTGTAAAAACGATAGACGATACCGTAGAAGCCATTCATCGTGGTGATGGTTTTGCTGGACCCTTGGAACAAGCCGGTTATTTGCCTTCTTCATTGACGAATATGGTGTCGGTTGGGGAAGAAACAGGTTCTCTCGATGTTTTATTAATTCAACTGTCCGATTTTTATGACAAAGAATGTATGCAACAGTCAGAACGGCTTTCTACACTTTTGGAGCCCCTCTTAATGGTCTTTATGGGCACTATGGTCACATTTTTAGTCTTTTCCATGCTTTTACCCATGTTTGAAGTCATCGATGTTATTGTGCCTTAA
- a CDS encoding ABC transporter substrate-binding protein, with the protein MKKSVTLLIILLFLLLTGCTAQQAKVESETQDQPVTVRLEGGDWGYPQPFTHYSRGPGYSKMYYIFDSLLEKDEKGLIPWLAEKWEVGEDGKSFLFTLRPDINWHDGKALTAHDVAFSFQYYQQHHPVRIHSLVIDPTYLIRIEALTDQEVLFEVAESQAPFLEALGMVPIIPKHIWANIADPKKFIDESALIGSGPYQLTEYNKEQGLYRFQAYQDFWGPAAQVDVLEFIPVGDSILALEKGEIHLADVPADLEKRFEERANITLMEKPGYYGYRLIFNMERQPEFQSKEMRQAFAYAIDRQELVQKTARGAAVAGSMGIVPPHHRWFHSNLPTYDVDLEKSLQLLSKAKEQGNEILKEPLKYQLLVGADLEVRIGEVLKEQLHKVGIQLDVVAADNKSRDSRIVEGNYQIALVGHGGWGGDPDYLRVRFASDLPTSISGKVPGYANEQVTELALRQLKEIDDEKRRDTIMQLQEILAKEVAEIPLYFTTGKTAYRHDIYGGWLHAYDHHNLTHNKLSFLAR; encoded by the coding sequence ATGAAAAAAAGCGTAACTCTACTTATAATTCTTCTATTTCTACTGCTGACAGGTTGTACGGCTCAGCAAGCTAAAGTAGAAAGTGAGACACAAGATCAACCTGTAACGGTACGCCTAGAAGGTGGCGACTGGGGTTATCCACAGCCCTTTACCCACTATTCTCGTGGACCTGGTTATAGCAAAATGTATTATATTTTTGATTCCTTATTAGAAAAAGATGAAAAAGGGCTTATTCCATGGCTCGCTGAAAAATGGGAAGTTGGCGAAGATGGCAAGTCTTTTCTTTTTACACTGCGACCCGATATCAATTGGCATGATGGAAAGGCTTTGACAGCCCATGATGTTGCATTTTCCTTTCAATACTATCAGCAACATCACCCTGTACGGATTCATAGCTTGGTAATCGATCCAACCTATCTTATCCGAATCGAAGCCCTTACAGATCAAGAAGTACTTTTTGAAGTAGCGGAAAGTCAAGCGCCTTTTCTAGAAGCGTTGGGTATGGTACCTATAATACCGAAACATATCTGGGCTAATATCGCTGATCCGAAAAAGTTTATAGACGAAAGTGCTCTTATAGGCAGTGGACCTTATCAGCTTACAGAATACAACAAAGAACAAGGGTTATATCGTTTCCAAGCGTACCAGGATTTCTGGGGACCTGCTGCTCAAGTTGATGTGTTAGAATTCATTCCCGTTGGCGATTCCATTTTGGCTTTAGAAAAAGGTGAAATTCACCTTGCTGATGTACCAGCCGATCTTGAGAAGCGCTTTGAAGAAAGAGCAAATATAACTTTAATGGAAAAGCCGGGCTATTATGGCTATCGCTTAATCTTTAACATGGAGCGACAGCCCGAATTTCAAAGTAAAGAAATGCGTCAAGCTTTTGCCTATGCAATCGATCGCCAAGAACTGGTCCAAAAAACAGCTCGTGGTGCTGCCGTAGCTGGTAGCATGGGTATAGTACCGCCCCATCACCGCTGGTTTCATAGCAATCTTCCTACCTACGATGTAGATCTAGAAAAAAGTCTTCAACTTTTATCAAAAGCAAAAGAGCAAGGCAATGAAATACTGAAAGAACCTTTGAAGTACCAACTACTTGTAGGTGCTGATCTTGAAGTTCGTATTGGGGAAGTATTGAAAGAACAGTTACATAAGGTAGGGATTCAACTTGATGTCGTAGCGGCAGATAATAAAAGTAGAGATAGCCGGATTGTTGAAGGGAACTATCAGATTGCGTTAGTCGGCCACGGCGGTTGGGGTGGCGATCCCGATTATCTACGAGTACGCTTTGCCAGTGATTTGCCTACTTCGATTAGCGGCAAGGTACCAGGCTATGCCAATGAACAAGTAACAGAGTTGGCTTTGAGACAGCTAAAAGAAATAGACGATGAAAAGCGTCGAGACACCATCATGCAGCTACAAGAAATTCTTGCAAAAGAAGTTGCAGAAATCCCTCTATATTTTACAACCGGTAAAACGGCCTATCGTCACGATATTTATGGTGGCTGGCTTCATGCCTACGATCATCATAATCTCACCCATAACAAACTCTCTTTTTTAGCTAGATAA
- a CDS encoding GspE/PulE family protein, producing MNQEAAKEEKKNWLVGETATAGTMYRTARLDMTRFFRLEKASLPTLLNEDEESMVRLVDSILREALQSEASDIHVEIHKDKTTVRYRIDGILQDGMTLPPMLHGTLLSRIKVLAQMDIAQKRIPQDGRIQIEDQGKAIDLRVATLPTIFGENCTIRILDKEKAPISLEDLCFQEKVLPLYKKMIQHSYGMILLTGPTGSGKTTTLYSSLYCLNHREQKIVTIEDPVEYVLDGVSQIQVNSKAGLTFPWALRSILRQDPDVIMVGEIRDQETADIAVGAAITGHLVLSTLHTGDAAGAVTRLIDMGLEPYRVASSVIGIVAQRLVRKICDHCKSSYTPEQDALERFFLQVEPKKDVTLFKGLGCSACNQTGYKGRIAIHEVLPIKTEERQLIMNKASVEAIRQSATRGGMITLREDGIYKALQGYTTIQEVMRVAYRID from the coding sequence ATGAATCAAGAGGCTGCAAAAGAAGAGAAAAAGAATTGGTTGGTGGGAGAGACAGCAACAGCGGGAACAATGTATCGCACAGCACGACTCGATATGACTCGATTTTTTCGCCTGGAGAAAGCTTCATTGCCAACCTTGCTTAATGAAGATGAAGAATCAATGGTTCGATTGGTAGACTCCATTTTGCGAGAAGCCTTGCAAAGCGAGGCGAGTGATATTCACGTTGAAATCCACAAAGACAAAACGACAGTACGTTATCGCATCGATGGTATTTTACAAGATGGAATGACCCTACCTCCTATGCTCCATGGCACTCTTTTATCAAGAATCAAAGTGCTTGCACAGATGGATATTGCACAGAAACGGATTCCTCAAGATGGTCGCATTCAAATTGAAGATCAGGGCAAAGCCATTGATTTGCGTGTTGCTACTTTGCCGACTATTTTTGGAGAAAATTGCACCATTCGCATCTTGGATAAAGAAAAAGCGCCGATCTCACTGGAAGATTTGTGTTTTCAGGAAAAAGTTCTACCTTTGTACAAGAAAATGATCCAGCATAGCTATGGCATGATTTTACTCACAGGGCCTACAGGATCAGGAAAAACAACAACGCTCTACAGCAGTCTCTACTGCTTGAACCATCGCGAGCAGAAAATCGTTACGATTGAAGATCCTGTAGAATATGTGCTTGACGGTGTCAGCCAGATACAAGTCAACAGCAAAGCAGGCCTGACTTTCCCTTGGGCTTTACGCTCTATCTTACGTCAAGATCCTGATGTAATTATGGTGGGTGAGATACGAGATCAAGAAACAGCAGACATTGCTGTAGGTGCAGCCATAACAGGGCACCTTGTTCTTTCCACATTACATACTGGTGACGCTGCTGGTGCTGTTACTCGACTGATAGACATGGGGCTAGAGCCTTACCGTGTTGCCTCATCCGTTATAGGTATTGTGGCCCAAAGACTGGTGCGAAAGATTTGTGATCATTGCAAAAGTAGCTATACACCAGAGCAAGATGCTCTAGAGCGCTTTTTCCTGCAAGTAGAGCCCAAAAAAGACGTGACTTTATTCAAAGGCCTAGGCTGTTCTGCTTGTAATCAAACAGGCTATAAAGGCCGAATTGCCATTCATGAAGTTTTACCTATAAAAACGGAAGAACGACAGCTAATTATGAACAAAGCTTCTGTTGAAGCCATTCGCCAATCGGCCACTAGAGGTGGCATGATAACATTGCGAGAAGACGGAATCTATAAAGCCTTACAAGGCTATACAACGATTCAAGAAGTAATGAGAGTGGCTTATCGGATTGACTGA
- a CDS encoding ABC transporter permease: MALDKKRRKLFEYVFTLLLIITINFFLPRLMPGDPFLNFSSNYEEVVTLYTADQLDYYRAYYGLDKPLLNQYGNYLVDLLQGDLGFSYYYQQEVTTILLQRLPWTLFLMITATLCTVLLALWLGTYSAWRKGQWQDKWLYGVLVFLGEIPSFLLGLAFLFLLAVQLDLFPMAGAMTPFVSYQSWAEQVGDLLYHAALPLLTLIIARLGEYYLLVRNTLLTIIPKDYIRTARAKALGEATIRYRHGLRNALLPLVTRVALQMGSMIGAVVLVENVFSYPGLGLLMQQAVMVRDYPLLQGIFLFLAIVVMSANVLADLVSQYLDPRTRDNAVTVKGESDHQRAVSTSNR, translated from the coding sequence ATGGCTTTAGATAAAAAGAGAAGAAAACTCTTTGAATATGTCTTTACTCTTTTGCTTATCATTACAATTAATTTTTTTCTCCCCCGGTTGATGCCGGGGGATCCTTTTTTGAATTTTTCTAGTAACTATGAAGAAGTTGTGACATTGTATACAGCAGATCAACTAGATTATTATCGTGCCTATTACGGACTTGACAAGCCCTTGCTAAACCAATATGGAAATTACCTTGTCGATCTTTTACAAGGTGATCTTGGCTTCAGTTATTACTATCAGCAAGAAGTCACAACGATTCTCTTACAGCGATTGCCATGGACTCTTTTTCTCATGATTACAGCAACCTTATGTACCGTCTTGCTGGCCCTATGGCTAGGCACCTATTCAGCTTGGAGAAAAGGGCAATGGCAAGATAAATGGCTTTATGGTGTTCTTGTCTTTCTTGGAGAGATTCCCTCTTTTTTGTTAGGATTGGCTTTTCTCTTTTTACTAGCAGTGCAGCTCGATCTTTTTCCGATGGCTGGTGCGATGACGCCTTTTGTGAGCTATCAATCTTGGGCTGAGCAAGTAGGAGATCTACTCTATCATGCAGCGTTGCCTTTATTAACCTTAATTATCGCTCGCCTGGGAGAGTACTATCTTCTTGTTCGCAACACTTTGCTTACGATTATTCCGAAAGATTACATACGCACAGCTCGTGCCAAAGCTTTGGGAGAAGCTACAATTCGTTATCGCCATGGCTTACGAAATGCACTTTTGCCCCTCGTTACCAGAGTTGCTTTACAAATGGGAAGCATGATAGGCGCTGTTGTTCTGGTTGAAAATGTTTTTTCTTACCCTGGGCTAGGGCTTTTAATGCAACAAGCTGTGATGGTACGAGATTATCCTTTGTTGCAAGGAATTTTTCTTTTCTTAGCCATTGTTGTTATGAGCGCCAATGTATTGGCCGATCTGGTAAGTCAATATCTTGATCCTCGAACGAGAGATAACGCTGTCACTGTGAAAGGGGAGAGCGATCATCAAAGAGCAGTTTCAACAAGCAACAGATAG
- a CDS encoding prepilin-type N-terminal cleavage/methylation domain-containing protein, with translation MKLLLKPLKNQKGTTLIEILIAFTLLLLVVTPLFKALHVGEKLEKYSEEEIKALYIASTILQHKKASIKLQGEAKDTVPETVQQYDNFEYEVALRPVSIGDSTWELYEVTVRVWNESGQEVQLVSRVSRR, from the coding sequence ATGAAACTCCTATTGAAACCACTTAAAAATCAAAAAGGCACTACTTTGATCGAGATCCTGATTGCTTTTACCCTTCTATTGCTGGTCGTAACACCCCTATTCAAAGCCTTGCATGTTGGTGAAAAGCTAGAAAAGTATAGCGAAGAAGAAATAAAAGCACTGTATATTGCCAGCACGATTCTCCAACACAAGAAAGCCTCGATCAAACTACAAGGTGAGGCAAAGGATACAGTACCAGAGACAGTGCAACAGTACGATAACTTTGAGTACGAAGTAGCGCTAAGACCTGTTTCCATAGGTGATTCAACTTGGGAACTTTACGAAGTGACGGTGAGAGTATGGAACGAAAGCGGTCAAGAAGTGCAACTGGTAAGTCGAGTATCAAGGCGGTAA
- a CDS encoding amphi-Trp domain-containing protein — protein sequence MAREVVHYKSESQLSVQEIADFLRLIADKLSQEGSFQVEQGGQEFLIRPAGRTQLELKYETKGEKEKFEIEIEWRPGASQENIVIK from the coding sequence ATGGCTAGAGAAGTGGTCCATTATAAGAGTGAGTCACAATTATCTGTACAAGAGATTGCTGATTTTTTGCGTTTGATTGCAGACAAGCTTTCACAGGAAGGGTCTTTCCAAGTTGAACAAGGCGGACAAGAATTTTTGATACGCCCAGCCGGCCGAACTCAATTAGAGTTAAAGTATGAGACCAAGGGTGAAAAAGAAAAATTCGAAATCGAGATCGAGTGGAGGCCCGGTGCGAGTCAGGAGAATATCGTCATTAAATAA
- a CDS encoding glutamine amidotransferase: MKKLFIIKTGSTFSSICDKHGDFEDFITAQLEIDSQEVEVIHACTAEVFPPVMNSMGIIITGSHAMVTDQEPWMVKLAQWLQETVSARVPVLGICFGHQLLAHAFGGLVDYHPKGIEIGTVSIELTEEGRKDSLLGFLPSSFQGHVTHAQTVLQLPPGATLLAKNDFEPHHAFVLHDRIWGVQFHPEFTAEITYHYVQKQKDKLGKAGMNIETIEESIHDTVYGAQLLKRFLTIASDC; encoded by the coding sequence TTGAAAAAGCTTTTCATTATCAAAACAGGAAGCACCTTTTCTTCTATATGCGACAAGCACGGTGACTTTGAAGACTTTATTACGGCTCAACTAGAGATAGACTCTCAAGAAGTAGAAGTGATTCATGCTTGCACGGCAGAAGTCTTCCCTCCTGTGATGAATTCCATGGGAATCATCATAACAGGCTCTCATGCCATGGTTACGGATCAAGAGCCCTGGATGGTAAAATTGGCACAGTGGTTACAAGAAACTGTTTCAGCAAGGGTTCCTGTATTAGGCATTTGCTTTGGTCATCAATTATTAGCCCATGCTTTTGGTGGTCTTGTAGATTATCATCCCAAAGGCATTGAAATTGGAACTGTTTCGATTGAACTTACGGAAGAAGGAAGAAAAGACTCTTTACTTGGGTTTTTGCCTTCTTCGTTCCAAGGTCATGTTACTCATGCTCAGACGGTTCTTCAACTTCCACCTGGTGCAACGCTTTTGGCAAAAAATGATTTTGAACCCCACCATGCTTTTGTTCTCCATGATCGTATCTGGGGCGTACAGTTTCATCCCGAATTCACAGCTGAGATTACATATCACTATGTACAAAAACAAAAAGATAAATTAGGCAAAGCTGGAATGAATATAGAGACCATTGAAGAATCCATCCACGATACTGTGTATGGTGCACAATTGCTAAAGCGTTTTTTGACTATCGCGAGTGATTGTTAG
- a CDS encoding class I SAM-dependent methyltransferase, with product MKDDKKEHSQQVIESHRYDFGKDAEAFWDTRAEQFYRSTQKSGKNQIESLMKFLLERNLLQESSSLLDVGCGTGRHALAYAKKVRAVVGTDISAGMLDYAQKSSREEDIKNLQFVKLDWQQADLKLLQWTKRFDFVFSSMCPAIESKESLLKMSEASKGYCLINRFVQRKDEVGDRLREHLQVDAHNDPHNKREKALAIFNELWSLGYYPEITYLDAQEELFFTAKEAVAHYTMRLGTITAAQQEEMENFFQKEAEKGMIHLRPSSKAAWILWKAD from the coding sequence ATGAAAGATGATAAAAAAGAGCATAGCCAACAGGTTATAGAATCCCATCGCTATGACTTCGGAAAAGACGCCGAAGCCTTTTGGGATACTAGGGCTGAGCAATTCTATAGGAGCACACAAAAAAGCGGCAAAAACCAGATAGAGAGCCTCATGAAATTCCTCCTCGAAAGAAATCTACTTCAAGAAAGTAGCTCTTTATTGGACGTGGGATGCGGTACAGGAAGACATGCTCTCGCCTATGCAAAAAAGGTTAGAGCAGTAGTTGGTACAGATATTTCAGCAGGTATGCTCGATTACGCTCAAAAAAGCAGTAGAGAAGAAGACATAAAGAACCTACAGTTTGTGAAACTAGACTGGCAGCAAGCCGATTTGAAATTGTTACAATGGACGAAGCGCTTTGATTTCGTCTTTTCCTCCATGTGTCCCGCCATTGAAAGCAAAGAAAGTCTACTAAAAATGTCAGAGGCAAGCAAAGGCTATTGCCTAATCAATCGCTTTGTTCAACGAAAAGACGAAGTAGGCGATCGCTTAAGAGAGCATCTGCAAGTTGATGCGCACAATGATCCTCACAATAAACGCGAGAAAGCATTGGCTATTTTTAATGAATTGTGGTCTTTGGGGTATTATCCGGAAATTACCTACCTAGATGCACAGGAAGAACTATTTTTTACAGCAAAGGAAGCTGTGGCTCATTATACGATGAGGCTCGGCACAATTACAGCAGCTCAACAAGAAGAGATGGAAAACTTTTTCCAGAAAGAAGCTGAAAAAGGGATGATTCATTTAAGGCCCAGTTCTAAGGCAGCGTGGATTCTCTGGAAAGCAGACTAA
- a CDS encoding PulJ/GspJ family protein, with product MNQKKHRKNNKNAGFTLIEILFVALLFVFLGLTATKLLLLSLERSQKQAYHYDGLSNARWALHWISQDIHKGQDISIPNHRVIYCDVFQPSSGWVRVSYYLDSNGNLQRRHGNDIKPLASGIESFTVQYLPSLDEAGSIRPILITIKQKKRRGHVPIELSNEVIPKNF from the coding sequence ATGAATCAAAAAAAACATAGAAAAAACAACAAAAATGCAGGATTTACTTTAATCGAGATTCTTTTTGTTGCCCTACTCTTTGTCTTTCTCGGCCTAACAGCTACGAAGTTGCTTCTACTATCTCTGGAACGGTCGCAGAAGCAAGCCTATCACTATGATGGACTTTCTAATGCTCGCTGGGCTTTGCACTGGATTAGTCAGGATATCCACAAAGGACAAGACATTAGTATTCCGAACCATCGCGTTATTTACTGCGATGTATTTCAGCCAAGTTCAGGCTGGGTAAGAGTGAGTTATTATCTCGATAGCAACGGAAATCTGCAAAGGCGGCATGGCAACGATATTAAGCCACTTGCCTCAGGGATTGAATCTTTTACAGTACAGTATTTGCCCTCTTTAGACGAAGCCGGTTCTATAAGGCCCATACTCATCACAATCAAGCAAAAAAAGAGACGGGGTCATGTTCCTATAGAGCTATCGAATGAGGTAATTCCGAAAAATTTTTAA
- a CDS encoding GspH/FimT family pseudopilin, with protein sequence MSLEANMNKIQKDRAYRIKENRIYSQKGFTLIEILIVLALLMALLSMAVPTLHNSLSEYRLQMAARQVQKDMLWAREQTVKNRQHHSIYFHQGSNRYDVRGRGSQIIYIQYLPSGVVINSTTFLVRRDLSTFGIDGRSSNPVLGGTITLRNERGHFRHVILSRNGRVRISKTPPGSPD encoded by the coding sequence ATGAGCTTAGAAGCAAATATGAATAAAATCCAAAAAGATAGAGCTTATAGAATCAAAGAGAATAGAATCTACAGTCAAAAAGGCTTTACCCTCATTGAGATACTCATTGTTCTAGCCCTACTCATGGCCTTACTATCGATGGCAGTACCTACGCTCCACAACAGCCTTTCAGAGTATCGCCTTCAAATGGCCGCGCGGCAAGTTCAAAAAGATATGCTCTGGGCTCGAGAACAAACTGTAAAAAATAGGCAGCATCACTCCATTTACTTTCATCAAGGCAGCAATCGATATGATGTAAGAGGCAGGGGCAGCCAAATTATCTACATACAATATTTACCTTCGGGCGTAGTTATCAACTCCACAACTTTTCTAGTAAGACGCGATCTAAGTACCTTTGGTATCGACGGAAGATCAAGCAACCCTGTGTTAGGAGGCACGATTACACTACGAAATGAGCGAGGTCACTTTCGGCACGTCATTCTTTCTCGAAACGGGCGAGTCCGAATCTCGAAAACACCGCCAGGTTCACCCGATTAA
- a CDS encoding ABC transporter permease → MSFSGRFSLIILVLFLLMALFAPWLTVHSYEFSSGPPLEGPSRNHLLGTDDLGVDLWSMLLYGARISLFIGLSTALLAGLGGTLIGMTAAIAGGTVDRILLRLIDVLVALPTLPLMIVAAAFLGSSTLQIILILAFLSWARPARIVRAQARVLQEQPYIKLARFYGASIPYLLQRHFVPELFPLLLVTFIRITSMAIVAEASLAFIGLGDPTARSWGIIMNHAINFQGIYYTPYWQWWLFYPWLLVTLLVMSLAMLGREVESVFQKSH, encoded by the coding sequence ATGTCTTTCTCAGGGCGATTTTCTCTTATTATCTTGGTCCTTTTTCTATTGATGGCGTTATTTGCGCCTTGGCTTACCGTTCACTCTTATGAATTTTCTTCAGGTCCTCCTTTAGAAGGACCAAGTAGAAACCATCTGCTTGGTACCGATGATTTAGGCGTTGATCTTTGGTCTATGCTACTCTATGGTGCTAGAATTAGTTTGTTCATCGGCCTTTCTACAGCCTTGCTTGCCGGTCTGGGCGGTACTTTGATTGGCATGACGGCGGCTATCGCTGGTGGCACCGTTGATCGTATATTGCTACGACTGATTGATGTGCTCGTGGCTCTGCCCACATTGCCTTTGATGATTGTGGCTGCTGCTTTTTTGGGCTCTTCTACGCTTCAAATCATTCTTATTTTAGCGTTTCTATCTTGGGCCAGGCCCGCTAGAATCGTAAGAGCGCAAGCAAGGGTCTTACAAGAACAACCTTATATCAAGCTGGCACGTTTTTATGGTGCTTCCATACCTTATTTACTTCAGCGCCACTTTGTACCGGAATTATTTCCGCTACTTCTTGTCACTTTCATTCGCATCACAAGTATGGCTATTGTTGCAGAAGCCTCTTTGGCTTTTATCGGGCTCGGTGATCCGACAGCACGCAGTTGGGGTATCATTATGAATCATGCGATAAACTTTCAGGGCATTTACTATACGCCTTATTGGCAATGGTGGCTTTTCTATCCCTGGCTCTTGGTAACCTTGCTAGTAATGTCCCTCGCCATGCTTGGTAGAGAGGTGGAAAGTGTCTTTCAAAAATCGCATTAG